A genomic window from Syngnathus typhle isolate RoL2023-S1 ecotype Sweden linkage group LG18, RoL_Styp_1.0, whole genome shotgun sequence includes:
- the exoc7 gene encoding exocyst complex component 7 isoform X4, with product MIPTEDASARKREIEEKLQQEQETLSFIRENLEKSDQLTNGMVSILSSFESRLMQLENSIIPVHKQTENLQRLQDNVDKTLSCMDHVISYYHVAKDTDRIIREGPTGRLDEYLACVAKIQKAVEYFQDNNPDSPELNTVKGLFEKGKELLEAEFRSLLTRYSKPVPPVLILDAIGAADDELELQEDVVLEHLPQAVLHDIICIGAWLVEYGRNQDFMTVYFQIRSSQLDRSIKGLKEHLRKNSASSAVLYSPAVQAKRKDTPTKKIPKRPGTIRKAQNLLKQYSQHGLDGKKGGSNLAPLEGSDHDPRVRFISEALADKHGGPPGKDDGLDAEMDAYVHCISAFVKLAQSEYALLSDIIPEHHQKKTFDSLIQEALDNVMLEGDGIVGAARRAILRHDYSAVLAIFPVLRHLKINKADFDATLQGTAASTKNKLPALIASMESIGAKALEEFADSIKNDPDKEYNMPKDGTVHELTSNAILFLQQLLDFHETAGAMLASQESTSSSSSYTSDFNKRLLSTYICKVLGNLQLNLLSKSKVYEDSALSAIFLHNNYNYILKSLEKSELIQLVTVTQKRAEGSYRELIEQQIHLYQRSWLKVTEHLSERNLPTLQPGAKLKDKERQVIKDKFKGFNEGLEELCKIHKGWAVPDKEQRDFIRLAQKRAVTHAYTGFLHRCANLPFTKNPEKYHKYRPEEVEDMIDRLFDTSA from the exons ATGATCCCAACCGAGGATGCGTCGGCCAGGAAGAGGGAAATTGAGGAGAAACTCCAGCAG GAACAAGAGACTCTTTCGTTCATCCGCGAGAACCTGGAGAAGAGCGATCAGCTGACCAATGGAATG GTGTCCATTCTGTCGTCGTTTGAGAGTCGCCTGATGCAGCTGGAGAACTCCATCATTCCCGTGCACAAGCAGACGGAGAATTTACAGCGTCTGCAGGACAACGTGGACAAGACGCTGTCCTGCATGGACCACGTCATCAGCTATTACCATGTGGCCAAGGACACGGACCGCATCATCAGGGAAGG ACCGACGGGGCGCCTGGACGAGTATCTGGCCTGCGTCGCCAAGATCCAGAAGGCCGTGGAGTACTTCCAGGACAACAATCCCGACAGCCCCGAACTCAACACTGTG AAAGGGCTTTTCGAGAAGGGCAAGGAGCTCCTGGAGGCGGAGTTCCGCAGCCTGCTGACCCGCTACAGCAAGCCGGTGCCGCCCGTCCTCATCTTGGACGCCATCGGCGCGGCTGACGACGAGCTGGAGCTGCAGGAGGACGTGGTCCTGGAGCACCTGCCCCAAGCCGTCCTCCACGACATCATCTGCATCGGCGCCTGGCTGGTGGAATACGGACGCAATCAAG ATTTCATGACGGTGTACTTCCAGATCCGCTCCAGCCAGCTGGACCGCTCCATCAAAGGCCTGAAGGAGCACTTGCGCAAGAACAGCGCGTCTTCGGCCGTCCTCTACTCGCCCGCCGTCCAGGCCAAGCGCAAGGACACGCCCACCAAGAAAATTCCCAAGAGGCCCG GAACCATTCGCAAGGCTCAGAACCTTCTGAAACAGTACTCACAGCACGGGCTGgatggcaaaaagggggggtcCAACCTGGCACCTCTGGAAG GTTCCGATCACGACCCGCGGGTCAGATTCATCTCTGAGGCTCTGGCCGACAAGCACGGCGGCCCCCCAG GCAAAGACGATGGTCTGGACGCGGAGATGGACGCGTACGTCCACTGCATCAGCGCCTTCGTCAAGCTGGCGCAGAGCGAGTACGCCCTCCTCAGCGACATCATCCCCGAGCACCACCAGAAGAAGACCTTCGACTCCCTCATACAG GAAGCGCTGGACAACGTGATGCTGGAGGGCGACGGCATCGTGGGCGCCGCCCGCCGCGCCATCCTGCGCCACGACTACTCGGCCGTGCTCGCCATCTTCCCCGTCCTCAGACACCTGAAGATCAACAAGGCCGACTTTGACGCCACGCTGCAG GGGACGGCGGCGAGCACTAAGAACAAGCTGCCGGCGCTCATCGCATCCATGGAGAGCATCGGCGCCAAAGCGCTGGAGGAGTTCGCCGACAGCATTAAG AACGATCCCGACAAGGAGTACAACATGCCCAAGGACGGCACGGTGCACGAGCTGACCAGCAAC GCCATCCTCTTCCTCCAGCAGCTTCTGGACTTCCACGAGACGGCCGGAGCCATGTTGGCCTCGCAAG agTCCACTTCTTCATCCAGCAGCTACACGTCGGACTTCAACAAGCGTCTCCTCAGCACCTATAtct GTAAAGTCCTGGGGAACCTTCAGCTGAACCTGCTCAGCAAGTCCAAAGTGTACGAGGATTCGGCCCTCAGCGCCATCTTCCTTCACAACAACTACAACTACATCCTCAAGTCTCTGGAGAA GTCGGAGCTGATCCAGTTGGTGACGGTGACTCAGAAGCGAGCTGAGGGCTCCTACCGAGAACTCATTGAGCAACAAATCCACCTTTACCAACGCAG TTGGCTGAAAGTGACAGAGCACCTGAGCGAGCGGAACCTCCCCACCCTCCAGCCGGGCGCCAAG CTCAAAGACAAAGAACGGCAGGTCATCAAGGACAAGTTCAAG GGCTTCAACGAGGGCCTGGAGGAGCTGTGCAAGATCCACAAGGGTTGGGCCGTTCCCGACAAGGAGCAGCGGGACTTCATTCGACTGGCTCAGAAGAGAGCCGTCACGCACGCCTACACGGGCTTCCTGCAcag GTGCGCCAACCTGCCGTTCACCAAGAATCCGGAGAAGTACCACAAGTACCGTCCGGAAGAGGTGGAGGACATGATCGACAGGCTCTTCGACACCTCGGCTTGA
- the exoc7 gene encoding exocyst complex component 7 isoform X1 has product MIPTEDASARKREIEEKLQQEQETLSFIRENLEKSDQLTNGMVSILSSFESRLMQLENSIIPVHKQTENLQRLQDNVDKTLSCMDHVISYYHVAKDTDRIIREGPTGRLDEYLACVAKIQKAVEYFQDNNPDSPELNTVKGLFEKGKELLEAEFRSLLTRYSKPVPPVLILDAIGAADDELELQEDVVLEHLPQAVLHDIICIGAWLVEYGRNQDFMTVYFQIRSSQLDRSIKGLKEHLRKNSASSAVLYSPAVQAKRKDTPTKKIPKRPGTIRKAQNLLKQYSQHGLDGKKGGSNLAPLEGKDDGLDAEMDAYVHCISAFVKLAQSEYALLSDIIPEHHQKKTFDSLIQEALDNVMLEGDGIVGAARRAILRHDYSAVLAIFPVLRHLKINKADFDATLQGTAASTKNKLPALIASMESIGAKALEEFADSIKNDPDKEYNMPKDGTVHELTSNAILFLQQLLDFHETAGAMLASQESTSSSSSYTSDFNKRLLSTYICKVLGNLQLNLLSKSKVYEDSALSAIFLHNNYNYILKSLEKSELIQLVTVTQKRAEGSYRELIEQQIHLYQRSWLKVTEHLSERNLPTLQPGAKLKDKERQVIKDKFKGFNEGLEELCKIHKGWAVPDKEQRDFIRLAQKRAVTHAYTGFLHRCANLPFTKNPEKYHKYRPEEVEDMIDRLFDTSA; this is encoded by the exons ATGATCCCAACCGAGGATGCGTCGGCCAGGAAGAGGGAAATTGAGGAGAAACTCCAGCAG GAACAAGAGACTCTTTCGTTCATCCGCGAGAACCTGGAGAAGAGCGATCAGCTGACCAATGGAATG GTGTCCATTCTGTCGTCGTTTGAGAGTCGCCTGATGCAGCTGGAGAACTCCATCATTCCCGTGCACAAGCAGACGGAGAATTTACAGCGTCTGCAGGACAACGTGGACAAGACGCTGTCCTGCATGGACCACGTCATCAGCTATTACCATGTGGCCAAGGACACGGACCGCATCATCAGGGAAGG ACCGACGGGGCGCCTGGACGAGTATCTGGCCTGCGTCGCCAAGATCCAGAAGGCCGTGGAGTACTTCCAGGACAACAATCCCGACAGCCCCGAACTCAACACTGTG AAAGGGCTTTTCGAGAAGGGCAAGGAGCTCCTGGAGGCGGAGTTCCGCAGCCTGCTGACCCGCTACAGCAAGCCGGTGCCGCCCGTCCTCATCTTGGACGCCATCGGCGCGGCTGACGACGAGCTGGAGCTGCAGGAGGACGTGGTCCTGGAGCACCTGCCCCAAGCCGTCCTCCACGACATCATCTGCATCGGCGCCTGGCTGGTGGAATACGGACGCAATCAAG ATTTCATGACGGTGTACTTCCAGATCCGCTCCAGCCAGCTGGACCGCTCCATCAAAGGCCTGAAGGAGCACTTGCGCAAGAACAGCGCGTCTTCGGCCGTCCTCTACTCGCCCGCCGTCCAGGCCAAGCGCAAGGACACGCCCACCAAGAAAATTCCCAAGAGGCCCG GAACCATTCGCAAGGCTCAGAACCTTCTGAAACAGTACTCACAGCACGGGCTGgatggcaaaaagggggggtcCAACCTGGCACCTCTGGAAG GCAAAGACGATGGTCTGGACGCGGAGATGGACGCGTACGTCCACTGCATCAGCGCCTTCGTCAAGCTGGCGCAGAGCGAGTACGCCCTCCTCAGCGACATCATCCCCGAGCACCACCAGAAGAAGACCTTCGACTCCCTCATACAG GAAGCGCTGGACAACGTGATGCTGGAGGGCGACGGCATCGTGGGCGCCGCCCGCCGCGCCATCCTGCGCCACGACTACTCGGCCGTGCTCGCCATCTTCCCCGTCCTCAGACACCTGAAGATCAACAAGGCCGACTTTGACGCCACGCTGCAG GGGACGGCGGCGAGCACTAAGAACAAGCTGCCGGCGCTCATCGCATCCATGGAGAGCATCGGCGCCAAAGCGCTGGAGGAGTTCGCCGACAGCATTAAG AACGATCCCGACAAGGAGTACAACATGCCCAAGGACGGCACGGTGCACGAGCTGACCAGCAAC GCCATCCTCTTCCTCCAGCAGCTTCTGGACTTCCACGAGACGGCCGGAGCCATGTTGGCCTCGCAAG agTCCACTTCTTCATCCAGCAGCTACACGTCGGACTTCAACAAGCGTCTCCTCAGCACCTATAtct GTAAAGTCCTGGGGAACCTTCAGCTGAACCTGCTCAGCAAGTCCAAAGTGTACGAGGATTCGGCCCTCAGCGCCATCTTCCTTCACAACAACTACAACTACATCCTCAAGTCTCTGGAGAA GTCGGAGCTGATCCAGTTGGTGACGGTGACTCAGAAGCGAGCTGAGGGCTCCTACCGAGAACTCATTGAGCAACAAATCCACCTTTACCAACGCAG TTGGCTGAAAGTGACAGAGCACCTGAGCGAGCGGAACCTCCCCACCCTCCAGCCGGGCGCCAAG CTCAAAGACAAAGAACGGCAGGTCATCAAGGACAAGTTCAAG GGCTTCAACGAGGGCCTGGAGGAGCTGTGCAAGATCCACAAGGGTTGGGCCGTTCCCGACAAGGAGCAGCGGGACTTCATTCGACTGGCTCAGAAGAGAGCCGTCACGCACGCCTACACGGGCTTCCTGCAcag GTGCGCCAACCTGCCGTTCACCAAGAATCCGGAGAAGTACCACAAGTACCGTCCGGAAGAGGTGGAGGACATGATCGACAGGCTCTTCGACACCTCGGCTTGA
- the exoc7 gene encoding exocyst complex component 7 isoform X3, with product MIPTEDASARKREIEEKLQQEQETLSFIRENLEKSDQLTNGMVSILSSFESRLMQLENSIIPVHKQTENLQRLQDNVDKTLSCMDHVISYYHVAKDTDRIIREGPTGRLDEYLACVAKIQKAVEYFQDNNPDSPELNTVKGLFEKGKELLEAEFRSLLTRYSKPVPPVLILDAIGAADDELELQEDVVLEHLPQAVLHDIICIGAWLVEYGRNQDFMTVYFQIRSSQLDRSIKGLKEHLRKNSASSAVLYSPAVQAKRKDTPTKKIPKRPGKDDGLDAEMDAYVHCISAFVKLAQSEYALLSDIIPEHHQKKTFDSLIQEALDNVMLEGDGIVGAARRAILRHDYSAVLAIFPVLRHLKINKADFDATLQGTAASTKNKLPALIASMESIGAKALEEFADSIKNDPDKEYNMPKDGTVHELTSNAILFLQQLLDFHETAGAMLASQESTSSSSSYTSDFNKRLLSTYICKVLGNLQLNLLSKSKVYEDSALSAIFLHNNYNYILKSLEKSELIQLVTVTQKRAEGSYRELIEQQIHLYQRSWLKVTEHLSERNLPTLQPGAKLKDKERQVIKDKFKGFNEGLEELCKIHKGWAVPDKEQRDFIRLAQKRAVTHAYTGFLHRCANLPFTKNPEKYHKYRPEEVEDMIDRLFDTSA from the exons ATGATCCCAACCGAGGATGCGTCGGCCAGGAAGAGGGAAATTGAGGAGAAACTCCAGCAG GAACAAGAGACTCTTTCGTTCATCCGCGAGAACCTGGAGAAGAGCGATCAGCTGACCAATGGAATG GTGTCCATTCTGTCGTCGTTTGAGAGTCGCCTGATGCAGCTGGAGAACTCCATCATTCCCGTGCACAAGCAGACGGAGAATTTACAGCGTCTGCAGGACAACGTGGACAAGACGCTGTCCTGCATGGACCACGTCATCAGCTATTACCATGTGGCCAAGGACACGGACCGCATCATCAGGGAAGG ACCGACGGGGCGCCTGGACGAGTATCTGGCCTGCGTCGCCAAGATCCAGAAGGCCGTGGAGTACTTCCAGGACAACAATCCCGACAGCCCCGAACTCAACACTGTG AAAGGGCTTTTCGAGAAGGGCAAGGAGCTCCTGGAGGCGGAGTTCCGCAGCCTGCTGACCCGCTACAGCAAGCCGGTGCCGCCCGTCCTCATCTTGGACGCCATCGGCGCGGCTGACGACGAGCTGGAGCTGCAGGAGGACGTGGTCCTGGAGCACCTGCCCCAAGCCGTCCTCCACGACATCATCTGCATCGGCGCCTGGCTGGTGGAATACGGACGCAATCAAG ATTTCATGACGGTGTACTTCCAGATCCGCTCCAGCCAGCTGGACCGCTCCATCAAAGGCCTGAAGGAGCACTTGCGCAAGAACAGCGCGTCTTCGGCCGTCCTCTACTCGCCCGCCGTCCAGGCCAAGCGCAAGGACACGCCCACCAAGAAAATTCCCAAGAGGCCCG GCAAAGACGATGGTCTGGACGCGGAGATGGACGCGTACGTCCACTGCATCAGCGCCTTCGTCAAGCTGGCGCAGAGCGAGTACGCCCTCCTCAGCGACATCATCCCCGAGCACCACCAGAAGAAGACCTTCGACTCCCTCATACAG GAAGCGCTGGACAACGTGATGCTGGAGGGCGACGGCATCGTGGGCGCCGCCCGCCGCGCCATCCTGCGCCACGACTACTCGGCCGTGCTCGCCATCTTCCCCGTCCTCAGACACCTGAAGATCAACAAGGCCGACTTTGACGCCACGCTGCAG GGGACGGCGGCGAGCACTAAGAACAAGCTGCCGGCGCTCATCGCATCCATGGAGAGCATCGGCGCCAAAGCGCTGGAGGAGTTCGCCGACAGCATTAAG AACGATCCCGACAAGGAGTACAACATGCCCAAGGACGGCACGGTGCACGAGCTGACCAGCAAC GCCATCCTCTTCCTCCAGCAGCTTCTGGACTTCCACGAGACGGCCGGAGCCATGTTGGCCTCGCAAG agTCCACTTCTTCATCCAGCAGCTACACGTCGGACTTCAACAAGCGTCTCCTCAGCACCTATAtct GTAAAGTCCTGGGGAACCTTCAGCTGAACCTGCTCAGCAAGTCCAAAGTGTACGAGGATTCGGCCCTCAGCGCCATCTTCCTTCACAACAACTACAACTACATCCTCAAGTCTCTGGAGAA GTCGGAGCTGATCCAGTTGGTGACGGTGACTCAGAAGCGAGCTGAGGGCTCCTACCGAGAACTCATTGAGCAACAAATCCACCTTTACCAACGCAG TTGGCTGAAAGTGACAGAGCACCTGAGCGAGCGGAACCTCCCCACCCTCCAGCCGGGCGCCAAG CTCAAAGACAAAGAACGGCAGGTCATCAAGGACAAGTTCAAG GGCTTCAACGAGGGCCTGGAGGAGCTGTGCAAGATCCACAAGGGTTGGGCCGTTCCCGACAAGGAGCAGCGGGACTTCATTCGACTGGCTCAGAAGAGAGCCGTCACGCACGCCTACACGGGCTTCCTGCAcag GTGCGCCAACCTGCCGTTCACCAAGAATCCGGAGAAGTACCACAAGTACCGTCCGGAAGAGGTGGAGGACATGATCGACAGGCTCTTCGACACCTCGGCTTGA
- the LOC133171202 gene encoding inward rectifier potassium channel 2-like yields the protein MGGPASEKEVAAGPEPARGRARAWRRRRASRFVKKDGHCNVHYVNVSEKGQRYLADIFTTCVDVRWRWMLLIFCSAFLLSWLFFACVFWLLAILHGDLEVRGGGGGGGGSGGHPCVSNVRTFTAAFLFSVETQTTIGYGSRYVTDECPAAVLAVVFQSIVGCVIDAFVVGAIMAKMAKPKKRNETLAFSHHAAVAVRDDKLCLMWRVGNLRRSHLVEAHVRAQLLRSRTTAEGEHIPLEQTDIDVGFDSGVDRIFLLSPITVVHVIDEDSPLYDVGERELRACDLEVVVILEGMVEATAMTTQFRSSYLASEILWGHRFEPVLFPENDRYRVDYSRFHATYEVPGTPRCSARQLGRDKYAASAAGSFCYENELAAAEAREDTDEGNGGSVGPDALQDPEPEPLGRESEL from the coding sequence ATGGGCGGTCCGGCGTCTGAGAAGGAGGTGGCGGCGGGCCCGGAGCCGGCTCGCGGCAGAGCGCgcgcgtggcggcggcggcgggcgagcCGCTTTGTGAAGAAGGACGGCCACTGCAACGTCCACTACGTCAACGTGAGCGAGAAGGGTCAGCGTTACCTGGCCGACATCTTCACCACCTGCGTGGACGTGCGCTGGCGCTGGATGCTGCTCATCTTCTGTTCAGCCTTCCTGCTCTCCTGGCTCTTCTTTGCTTGCGTCTTCTGGCTTCTGGCCATCCTCCACGGTGACCTGGAggtccgcggcggcggcggcggcggcggcggcagcggcggccacCCGTGCGTCTCCAACGTCAGGACTTTCACGGCCGCCTTCCTGTTCTCGGTGGAGACGCAGACCACCATCGGCTACGGGTCCCGCTACGTGACGGACGAGTGCCCGGCGGCCGTCTTGGCCGTGGTCTTCCAGAGCATAGTGGGCTGCGTCATCGACGCCTTTGTGGTCGGCGCCATCATGGCCAAGATGGCCAAGCCCAAGAAGAGGAACGAGACCTTGGCGTTCAGCCACCACGCGGCTGTGGCCGTGAGGGACGACAAGCTGTGCCTGATGTGGCGGGTGGGCAACCTGCGACGGAGTCACCTGGTGGAGGCTCACGTGCGGGCGCAGCTGCTGCGCTCGCGCACCACCGCCGAGGGCGAGCACATCCCTCTGGAGCAGACGGACATCGACGTGGGCTTCGACAGCGGCGTGGACCGCATCTTCCTGCTGTCGCCCATCACCGTGGTGCACGTGATCGACGAGGACAGTCCTCTGTACGACGTGGGCGAGCGGGAGCTGCGCGCCTGCGACCTGGAGGTGGTGGTGATCCTGGAGGGCATGGTGGAGGCCACGGCCATGACCACGCAGTTCCGCAGCTCCTACCTGGCCTCCGAGATCTTGTGGGGCCATCGCTTTGAGCCCGTGCTCTTCCCGGAGAACGACCGCTACCGGGTGGACTACTCGCGCTTCCACGCCACCTACGAGGTGCCCGGCACGCCGCGCTGCAGCGCCCGCCAGTTGGGGCGCGACAAGTACGCGGCCTCCGCCGCGGGTTCCTTCTGCTACGAGAATGAGCTGGCGGCGGCCGAGGCTCGGGAGGACACGGACGAAGGCAACGGCGGCAGCGTTGGCCCCGACGCCCTCCAGGACCCCGAGCCCGAGCCGCTGGGGCGAGAGTCGGAGTTGTGA
- the exoc7 gene encoding exocyst complex component 7 isoform X2 codes for MIPTEDASARKREIEEKLQQEQETLSFIRENLEKSDQLTNGMVSILSSFESRLMQLENSIIPVHKQTENLQRLQDNVDKTLSCMDHVISYYHVAKDTDRIIREGPTGRLDEYLACVAKIQKAVEYFQDNNPDSPELNTVKGLFEKGKELLEAEFRSLLTRYSKPVPPVLILDAIGAADDELELQEDVVLEHLPQAVLHDIICIGAWLVEYGRNQDFMTVYFQIRSSQLDRSIKGLKEHLRKNSASSAVLYSPAVQAKRKDTPTKKIPKRPGSDHDPRVRFISEALADKHGGPPGKDDGLDAEMDAYVHCISAFVKLAQSEYALLSDIIPEHHQKKTFDSLIQEALDNVMLEGDGIVGAARRAILRHDYSAVLAIFPVLRHLKINKADFDATLQGTAASTKNKLPALIASMESIGAKALEEFADSIKNDPDKEYNMPKDGTVHELTSNAILFLQQLLDFHETAGAMLASQESTSSSSSYTSDFNKRLLSTYICKVLGNLQLNLLSKSKVYEDSALSAIFLHNNYNYILKSLEKSELIQLVTVTQKRAEGSYRELIEQQIHLYQRSWLKVTEHLSERNLPTLQPGAKLKDKERQVIKDKFKGFNEGLEELCKIHKGWAVPDKEQRDFIRLAQKRAVTHAYTGFLHRCANLPFTKNPEKYHKYRPEEVEDMIDRLFDTSA; via the exons ATGATCCCAACCGAGGATGCGTCGGCCAGGAAGAGGGAAATTGAGGAGAAACTCCAGCAG GAACAAGAGACTCTTTCGTTCATCCGCGAGAACCTGGAGAAGAGCGATCAGCTGACCAATGGAATG GTGTCCATTCTGTCGTCGTTTGAGAGTCGCCTGATGCAGCTGGAGAACTCCATCATTCCCGTGCACAAGCAGACGGAGAATTTACAGCGTCTGCAGGACAACGTGGACAAGACGCTGTCCTGCATGGACCACGTCATCAGCTATTACCATGTGGCCAAGGACACGGACCGCATCATCAGGGAAGG ACCGACGGGGCGCCTGGACGAGTATCTGGCCTGCGTCGCCAAGATCCAGAAGGCCGTGGAGTACTTCCAGGACAACAATCCCGACAGCCCCGAACTCAACACTGTG AAAGGGCTTTTCGAGAAGGGCAAGGAGCTCCTGGAGGCGGAGTTCCGCAGCCTGCTGACCCGCTACAGCAAGCCGGTGCCGCCCGTCCTCATCTTGGACGCCATCGGCGCGGCTGACGACGAGCTGGAGCTGCAGGAGGACGTGGTCCTGGAGCACCTGCCCCAAGCCGTCCTCCACGACATCATCTGCATCGGCGCCTGGCTGGTGGAATACGGACGCAATCAAG ATTTCATGACGGTGTACTTCCAGATCCGCTCCAGCCAGCTGGACCGCTCCATCAAAGGCCTGAAGGAGCACTTGCGCAAGAACAGCGCGTCTTCGGCCGTCCTCTACTCGCCCGCCGTCCAGGCCAAGCGCAAGGACACGCCCACCAAGAAAATTCCCAAGAGGCCCG GTTCCGATCACGACCCGCGGGTCAGATTCATCTCTGAGGCTCTGGCCGACAAGCACGGCGGCCCCCCAG GCAAAGACGATGGTCTGGACGCGGAGATGGACGCGTACGTCCACTGCATCAGCGCCTTCGTCAAGCTGGCGCAGAGCGAGTACGCCCTCCTCAGCGACATCATCCCCGAGCACCACCAGAAGAAGACCTTCGACTCCCTCATACAG GAAGCGCTGGACAACGTGATGCTGGAGGGCGACGGCATCGTGGGCGCCGCCCGCCGCGCCATCCTGCGCCACGACTACTCGGCCGTGCTCGCCATCTTCCCCGTCCTCAGACACCTGAAGATCAACAAGGCCGACTTTGACGCCACGCTGCAG GGGACGGCGGCGAGCACTAAGAACAAGCTGCCGGCGCTCATCGCATCCATGGAGAGCATCGGCGCCAAAGCGCTGGAGGAGTTCGCCGACAGCATTAAG AACGATCCCGACAAGGAGTACAACATGCCCAAGGACGGCACGGTGCACGAGCTGACCAGCAAC GCCATCCTCTTCCTCCAGCAGCTTCTGGACTTCCACGAGACGGCCGGAGCCATGTTGGCCTCGCAAG agTCCACTTCTTCATCCAGCAGCTACACGTCGGACTTCAACAAGCGTCTCCTCAGCACCTATAtct GTAAAGTCCTGGGGAACCTTCAGCTGAACCTGCTCAGCAAGTCCAAAGTGTACGAGGATTCGGCCCTCAGCGCCATCTTCCTTCACAACAACTACAACTACATCCTCAAGTCTCTGGAGAA GTCGGAGCTGATCCAGTTGGTGACGGTGACTCAGAAGCGAGCTGAGGGCTCCTACCGAGAACTCATTGAGCAACAAATCCACCTTTACCAACGCAG TTGGCTGAAAGTGACAGAGCACCTGAGCGAGCGGAACCTCCCCACCCTCCAGCCGGGCGCCAAG CTCAAAGACAAAGAACGGCAGGTCATCAAGGACAAGTTCAAG GGCTTCAACGAGGGCCTGGAGGAGCTGTGCAAGATCCACAAGGGTTGGGCCGTTCCCGACAAGGAGCAGCGGGACTTCATTCGACTGGCTCAGAAGAGAGCCGTCACGCACGCCTACACGGGCTTCCTGCAcag GTGCGCCAACCTGCCGTTCACCAAGAATCCGGAGAAGTACCACAAGTACCGTCCGGAAGAGGTGGAGGACATGATCGACAGGCTCTTCGACACCTCGGCTTGA
- the kcnj16a gene encoding inward rectifier potassium channel 16: MAYGPVTAEAAGRKRRYMRKEGGCNVVFRNLPHEWLRLVADIFTTLVELRWRAMLLLFALSYILSWLFFGILFWVIALAHGDVQDRETEPCVYQVRSFTAAFLFSLETQTTIGYGARGMSENCAVAIVVVTVQDVVSCFIDTFVIGIAVAKMASARKRAQTVGFSHCAVVNLRDGHLCLSWRVGDFRSNHLVEGTARAQILRAEVHATGRVDVSYRDLLIQQPDIVLVTPTAVCHRIQEGSPLYGMSAAELRRSDLEVLVSFTYTDDSTGTLHQTRTSYTQDDIRWGHVFQEMIRAGGSRYAVDYLLFNRTAEVPAPQISAQAYGLKRSPSPRDRAGKNDAAAARAR, from the coding sequence ATGGCGTACGGACCCGTGACGGCGGAAGCGGCGGGCCGCAAGCGGCGCTACATGCGcaaagagggcggctgcaacgTGGTGTTCCGCAACCTGCCCCACGAGTGGCTCCGCTTGGTGGCCGACATCTTCACCACCCTGGTGGAGCTCCGCTGGAGGGCCATGCTGCTGCTCTTTGCACTCTCCTACATCCTATCCTGGCTCTTTTTCGGGATCCTCTTCTGGGTCATCGCCTTGGCTCACGGCGACGTCCAGGACCGCGAGACGGAGCCGTGCGTCTACCAGGTGCGCAGCTTCACCGCCGCCTTCCTCTTCTCCCTGGAGACCCAGACCACCATCGGCTACGGCGCCCGGGGCATGTCGGAGAACTGCGCCGTGGCCATCGTCGTCGTCACCGTCCAGGACGTGGTCAGCTGCTTCATCGACACCTTTGTCATCGGCATCGCCGTGGCCAAGATGGCCTCGGCCAGGAAGCGGGCGCAGACGGTGGGCTTCAGCCACTGCGCCGTGGTCAACCTTCGCGACGGACACCTGTGCCTTTCCTGGCGGGTGGGTGACTTCCGCAGCAACCACCTGGTGGAGGGGACGGCGCGCGCTCAGATACTGCGCGCCGAGGTCCACGCCACCGGCAGGGTGGACGTCAGCTACCGGGACCTGCTCATCCAGCAGCCTGACATTGTTCTGGTGACTCCCACCGCCGTCTGCCACCGGATCCAAGAGGGCAGCCCGCTCTACGGGATGAGCGCGGCCGAGCTGCGGCGCTCCGACCTGGAGGTGCTGGTCTCCTTCACCTACACGGACGACAGCACGGGCACGCTGCACCAGACGCGCACCTCCTACACGCAGGACGACATCCGGTGGGGTCACGTCTTCCAGGAGATGATCCGGGCTGGCGGGAGCCGCTACGCCGTCGACTACCTGCTCTTCAACCGGACCGCCGAGGTCCCGGCGCCCCAGATCAGCGCCCAGGCCTATGGGCTCAAGAGGTCACCCTCGCCGAGAGACCGGGCCGGCAAAAAtgatgccgccgccgcccgggCACGCTAG